From the Laribacter hongkongensis DSM 14985 genome, one window contains:
- the lysA gene encoding diaminopimelate decarboxylase codes for MNAFHYQNRELCVEDIPLARIAEQYGTPCYVYAESALTQAYSAYSNAFAGMPHLVCYALKANSNLSVIRHFASLGAGFDTVSIGEIERVLAAGGEAGKIVFSGVGKSAAEMRRALEIGIHCFNVESVNELERLDTVARELGKRAPVSLRINPNVDARTHPYISTGLKNNKFGIAYDIARQSYRRAAELPNLDVIGIDCHIGSQLTDSTPLIDALDRLLVLVDQLSEDGIRLRHVDIGGGLGIRYADETPPDLQQYADAIRERLAGRDLALLMEPGRSLVGNAGVLLTRVEYLKEGDGKHFAVVDAAMNDLMRPSYYQAFHDIRPVTQHDAELLPALYDVVGPICESSDFLGKDRALALREGDLIAVMSSGAYGSTMSSNYNTRPRAAEVLVNGRHVRLVRARETFEQLIANEIDLLD; via the coding sequence GTGAACGCTTTCCACTACCAGAACCGCGAACTCTGCGTCGAAGACATCCCGCTTGCCCGCATTGCCGAGCAATACGGCACCCCTTGCTACGTGTACGCCGAGTCGGCGCTGACCCAGGCCTACTCGGCCTACAGCAACGCCTTTGCCGGCATGCCGCACCTCGTGTGCTACGCCCTCAAGGCCAACTCCAACCTGAGCGTGATCCGCCATTTCGCCAGTCTGGGCGCCGGCTTTGACACCGTGTCGATCGGCGAGATCGAACGCGTGCTGGCAGCCGGCGGCGAAGCCGGCAAGATCGTCTTTTCCGGAGTCGGCAAAAGTGCCGCCGAAATGCGCCGGGCACTGGAAATCGGCATCCACTGCTTCAATGTCGAATCAGTCAACGAACTTGAGCGGCTTGACACTGTTGCCCGCGAACTGGGCAAGCGGGCGCCGGTCAGCCTGCGCATCAACCCCAACGTCGATGCCCGGACCCACCCCTACATCTCCACCGGCCTCAAGAACAACAAGTTCGGCATTGCCTACGACATCGCCCGCCAGAGCTACCGCCGCGCGGCCGAGCTGCCGAATCTCGACGTGATCGGCATCGACTGCCACATCGGCAGCCAGCTGACCGACTCCACTCCGTTGATCGACGCCCTCGACCGCCTGCTGGTGCTGGTCGATCAACTGAGTGAAGACGGCATCCGCCTGCGCCACGTCGACATCGGCGGCGGACTGGGCATCCGCTACGCCGACGAAACACCGCCGGACCTGCAGCAATACGCCGATGCCATCCGCGAGCGCCTTGCCGGACGCGATCTGGCCCTGCTGATGGAACCGGGCCGCTCGCTGGTCGGCAACGCCGGCGTGCTGCTGACCCGCGTCGAATACCTCAAGGAAGGCGACGGCAAGCATTTCGCCGTGGTCGACGCCGCCATGAACGACCTGATGCGCCCGTCCTACTACCAGGCATTCCACGATATCCGCCCGGTCACCCAGCATGATGCCGAACTGCTGCCCGCCCTCTACGACGTGGTCGGCCCGATCTGCGAATCGAGCGACTTCCTCGGCAAGGACCGCGCGCTGGCGCTGCGCGAGGGCGACCTGATCGCCGTCATGTCGTCCGGCGCCTACGGCTCGACCATGAGCTCCAACTACAACACCCGGCCACGCGCCGCCGAAGTGCTGGTCAACGGCCGGCACGTCCGGCTGGTACGCGCCCGCGAAACCTTCGAACAGCTGATCGCCAATGAAATCGACCTGCTTGACTGA
- a CDS encoding GNAT family N-acetyltransferase, whose amino-acid sequence MKSTCLTDGVTVRLADLQQPADGRTVAGLIDAYARDPMGGGTGLTAEVRQALPGQLARHPTAFALLAEADGQPVGVAVCVLGLSTFKAQPTVNLHDLAILPAARGRGIGRLLLDGVAAEARRRGACKVTLEVRPDNHVARALYDSAGFDLSSLGGQAYLMMEKPL is encoded by the coding sequence ATGAAATCGACCTGCTTGACTGACGGCGTGACCGTGCGCCTGGCCGACCTGCAACAGCCGGCCGACGGCCGGACGGTGGCCGGCCTGATCGACGCCTATGCCCGGGACCCGATGGGCGGTGGCACCGGCCTCACCGCCGAAGTCCGCCAGGCGCTGCCCGGACAGCTGGCCCGTCATCCGACCGCCTTTGCCCTGCTGGCCGAGGCAGACGGCCAGCCCGTGGGCGTGGCGGTCTGCGTACTGGGCCTGTCGACCTTCAAGGCACAGCCGACCGTCAACCTGCACGATCTGGCCATCCTGCCGGCCGCCCGCGGCCGCGGCATCGGCCGGTTGCTGCTGGACGGCGTGGCCGCCGAAGCCCGCCGGCGCGGCGCCTGCAAGGTGACACTGGAAGTCCGGCCGGACAACCATGTGGCGCGCGCGTTGTACGACAGCGCCGGCTTTGACCTGTCGAGCCTGGGCGGCCAGGCGTACCTGATGATGGAAAAACCGCTCTGA
- the hemL gene encoding glutamate-1-semialdehyde 2,1-aminomutase yields MDRNQQLFERAKHVIPGGVNSPVRAFGSVGGSPRFIKRAQGAYMWDADDRRLIDYIGSWGPMILGHAHPAVVEAVQQAAVHGLSFGTPTEAEIGIAEEICKLMPSIERVRLVSSGTEATMSAIRLARGFTGRDAIIKFEGCYHGHSDSLLVKAGSGLLTFGNPSSAGVPEDFTRHTLVLEYNNVEQLERTFAEIGERIACVILEPVAGNMNLIRPSAAFVQALRTLTQQHGSVLIYDEVMTGFRVALGGAQSLHGIQPDLTTLGKVVGGGMPIGAFGGRADIMNCIAPLGSVYQAGTLSGNPVAVAAGLATLRLIQQPGFYDALAARTARLVDGMVAAAREAGIPFSGDCVGGMFGLYFAADVPTSYAEVTASDRARFNAFFHAMLEAGVYLAPSAYEAGFVSAAHTDADIDATVDAARQAFARI; encoded by the coding sequence ATGGATCGCAATCAACAGCTGTTTGAACGTGCCAAGCACGTGATTCCCGGAGGCGTGAACTCGCCGGTGCGCGCGTTCGGCTCGGTCGGTGGTTCGCCGCGCTTTATCAAGCGGGCGCAAGGCGCCTACATGTGGGATGCCGACGACCGCCGGCTGATCGACTACATCGGCTCGTGGGGTCCGATGATTCTCGGTCATGCCCATCCGGCCGTGGTCGAGGCCGTGCAGCAGGCGGCCGTGCATGGCCTGTCGTTCGGTACGCCGACCGAAGCGGAAATCGGGATTGCCGAAGAAATCTGCAAGCTGATGCCGTCGATCGAGCGGGTGCGCCTGGTGTCGTCCGGCACCGAAGCCACCATGAGCGCCATCCGGCTGGCGCGCGGCTTTACCGGTCGCGATGCCATCATCAAGTTTGAAGGCTGCTACCACGGCCATTCCGACAGCCTGCTGGTCAAGGCCGGCTCCGGTCTGCTGACGTTCGGCAACCCGAGCTCGGCCGGCGTGCCGGAAGACTTCACCCGCCATACGCTGGTGCTGGAGTACAACAACGTCGAGCAGCTGGAGCGCACGTTTGCCGAAATCGGCGAGCGCATCGCCTGCGTCATTCTGGAGCCGGTAGCCGGCAACATGAACCTGATCCGTCCGTCGGCCGCCTTCGTGCAGGCCCTGCGCACCCTGACGCAGCAGCACGGCAGCGTGCTGATCTACGACGAAGTGATGACCGGTTTCCGCGTGGCACTGGGCGGTGCGCAGTCGCTGCACGGCATCCAGCCGGACCTGACCACGCTGGGCAAGGTGGTCGGCGGCGGCATGCCGATCGGCGCCTTTGGCGGCCGGGCCGACATCATGAACTGCATTGCCCCGCTGGGCAGCGTCTACCAGGCCGGTACCCTGTCGGGCAATCCGGTGGCGGTGGCAGCCGGTCTGGCCACGCTGCGGCTGATCCAGCAGCCGGGCTTTTACGATGCGCTGGCGGCCCGGACCGCCCGGCTCGTCGACGGCATGGTGGCTGCGGCCAGGGAGGCCGGTATCCCGTTCTCCGGCGACTGCGTGGGCGGCATGTTCGGCCTTTATTTTGCCGCTGACGTACCGACCTCCTATGCCGAAGTCACTGCCTCCGACCGGGCGCGCTTCAATGCCTTCTTCCACGCCATGCTGGAAGCCGGCGTCTATCTGGCACCGAGTGCCTACGAGGCCGGTTTCGTGTCGGCTGCGCATACCGACGCCGACATCGATGCCACGGTCGATGCTGCCCGTCAGGCCTTTGCCCGCATCTGA
- a CDS encoding CopD family protein: MSYLVVKSLHLFFVVAWFAGLFYLPRLYVNLAMSETPAERERLLLMSGKLYCFMTPLAGLALLLGLWLWFGFGISGGWLHAKLLLVAGLVGYHFWCRKLLADFAAGRNRRSHRWFRVFNEAPVLVLLAVILLVIVKPF, translated from the coding sequence ATGAGTTATCTCGTCGTCAAATCATTGCATCTCTTTTTTGTGGTGGCCTGGTTTGCCGGGCTGTTCTATCTGCCGCGGCTTTACGTCAACCTTGCCATGAGCGAAACCCCGGCCGAGCGCGAGCGCCTGCTGCTGATGTCCGGCAAGCTGTACTGTTTCATGACACCGCTGGCCGGGCTGGCGCTGCTGCTGGGGCTGTGGCTGTGGTTCGGCTTCGGTATTTCCGGTGGCTGGCTGCATGCCAAGCTGCTGCTGGTGGCCGGGCTGGTGGGATACCACTTCTGGTGCCGGAAGCTGCTGGCCGACTTTGCTGCCGGGCGCAACCGGCGCTCGCACCGCTGGTTCCGGGTATTCAACGAGGCACCGGTACTGGTCTTGCTGGCGGTGATCCTGCTGGTGATCGTCAAACCGTTCTGA
- a CDS encoding bifunctional hydroxymethylpyrimidine kinase/phosphomethylpyrimidine kinase: MTEAAIPVVLALNALDPAGMTGLLADTQTLAVHGCHVTGVATAYLEADSEQVFEAEAADAEQVDARIRAILEDMPVAAMSIAGLARAETVSVLAEILSDYPDLPLVLAPVLLAEEEEHEDDLLGALTDLLLPRSDLLIVSPFVARHLVQEEESAPLDLEARLTRWSSQLASLGAEDLLITGEQAATREVIHHLYHAGKLVRRDSWPRPPERIRGSDDLLAAALTAQIAHGTPLEEAVYQAGHYARYALAAAYRPGMGACTPWRLPAPPEGESAPAD, translated from the coding sequence GTGACCGAAGCCGCCATTCCCGTCGTTCTCGCCCTCAACGCGCTGGATCCAGCCGGCATGACCGGCCTGCTGGCTGACACCCAGACCCTGGCGGTACACGGCTGCCATGTCACCGGCGTGGCTACGGCGTATCTGGAGGCCGACTCGGAACAGGTATTCGAAGCCGAAGCAGCCGATGCCGAACAGGTGGACGCCCGCATCCGCGCCATCCTGGAAGACATGCCGGTCGCCGCCATGAGCATCGCCGGACTGGCGCGTGCCGAAACCGTCAGCGTACTGGCCGAAATCCTGTCCGACTACCCGGACCTGCCTCTGGTACTGGCGCCCGTGCTGCTGGCGGAGGAAGAAGAGCACGAAGACGACCTGCTGGGTGCGCTGACCGACCTGCTGCTGCCGCGCAGCGACCTCCTCATCGTGTCGCCCTTCGTGGCCCGCCATCTGGTACAGGAGGAGGAAAGTGCTCCACTGGACCTCGAAGCCCGCCTGACCCGCTGGAGCAGCCAGCTGGCATCACTCGGTGCAGAAGACCTGCTGATCACCGGCGAACAGGCCGCCACCCGCGAAGTGATCCATCACCTGTATCACGCCGGCAAACTGGTCCGCCGTGACAGCTGGCCGCGTCCGCCCGAGCGCATCCGCGGCAGCGACGACCTGCTGGCCGCAGCACTGACGGCCCAGATCGCCCACGGCACGCCACTGGAAGAGGCGGTGTACCAGGCCGGCCACTACGCCCGCTACGCCCTCGCAGCCGCCTACCGGCCCGGCATGGGCGCCTGTACGCCGTGGCGCCTGCCGGCGCCGCCGGAAGGCGAATCCGCACCGGCAGATTAA
- the waaA gene encoding lipid IV(A) 3-deoxy-D-manno-octulosonic acid transferase encodes MTLARRAYGWLVRALLPLARVYLRRRGRRQPAYLEHWDERFATAPLAVPPDAIWLHAVSVGETRAAAPLVAALRARFPQLPLVITQMTPTGRETARQLFPDACVRYLPYDSEGNARRFVEQLRPRFGVLMETELWPNLIRACHEAGVPLFLANARLSGRSARGYARIRPLIAPALAELAGIAAQTEDDARRLTALGARQVAVLGNTKFDVSPPADSVTLAQQFRSWLGDGPVTVLASTREGEEALLLDALPADFPARIVLVPRHPQRFDEVAALLEQRGIPYARRSQATAVAAEVRVWLGDSMGELFAYYRLATLAFVGGSLLPLGGQNPIEPASVGCPVLMGPSDFNFSAIVQAAREQGALLTVSDAADCWQQAALLLHDETRLRCMGQAGQAFAAGFGGASERIADWLVAALP; translated from the coding sequence ATGACGCTGGCGCGGCGCGCCTACGGCTGGCTGGTACGTGCGTTGTTGCCGCTGGCACGGGTTTACCTGCGCCGGCGCGGACGGCGGCAGCCTGCGTATCTGGAACACTGGGACGAGCGCTTTGCCACAGCGCCGCTGGCCGTGCCACCGGACGCCATCTGGCTGCATGCCGTTTCGGTGGGCGAAACCCGTGCTGCGGCGCCGCTGGTCGCCGCCCTGCGGGCCCGGTTTCCGCAGTTGCCGCTGGTGATCACCCAGATGACGCCGACCGGGCGCGAGACGGCCCGGCAGCTGTTTCCGGATGCCTGCGTGCGCTACCTGCCCTATGACAGCGAAGGCAATGCCCGCCGGTTTGTCGAGCAGCTGCGCCCGCGCTTTGGCGTGCTGATGGAAACCGAACTGTGGCCCAACCTGATCCGGGCCTGCCACGAGGCCGGCGTACCGCTGTTTCTGGCCAATGCCCGGCTGTCCGGGCGTTCAGCGCGCGGTTATGCCCGGATCCGGCCCCTGATTGCTCCGGCGCTGGCGGAGCTTGCCGGAATAGCCGCCCAGACTGAAGACGATGCCCGGCGCCTGACGGCTCTCGGGGCCCGTCAGGTCGCCGTGCTGGGCAATACCAAGTTTGATGTCAGCCCGCCGGCCGACAGCGTGACGCTGGCACAGCAGTTCCGGAGCTGGCTGGGCGACGGGCCGGTGACGGTGCTGGCCAGTACCCGCGAAGGCGAGGAAGCCCTGCTGCTGGATGCCCTGCCGGCGGATTTTCCTGCCCGCATCGTACTGGTGCCCCGGCATCCGCAGCGTTTTGACGAAGTGGCGGCCCTGCTGGAGCAGCGTGGCATCCCTTATGCCCGTCGCAGCCAGGCAACGGCCGTGGCGGCGGAGGTACGGGTCTGGCTCGGCGATTCGATGGGCGAGCTGTTTGCTTATTACCGGCTGGCGACGCTGGCATTCGTTGGCGGCAGCCTGTTGCCGCTGGGCGGGCAGAATCCGATTGAGCCGGCCAGCGTCGGCTGTCCGGTGCTGATGGGACCATCGGATTTCAATTTTTCCGCCATCGTGCAGGCGGCACGCGAGCAAGGTGCCTTGCTGACCGTCAGCGATGCGGCAGACTGCTGGCAGCAGGCGGCCTTGCTGCTGCATGACGAAACCCGTCTCCGGTGCATGGGACAGGCCGGGCAGGCGTTTGCTGCCGGGTTTGGCGGCGCCAGCGAACGGATTGCCGACTGGCTGGTGGCGGCGTTGCCCTGA
- the waaC gene encoding lipopolysaccharide heptosyltransferase I has protein sequence MSRLLLIRTSSMGDLVHTLPAVTDLSRRFPALAIDWLAEESFVDIAALHPAVDNVIPLAWRRWRRQLWSPATWRGLGALRHTLRQTHYDLVLDSQGLLKSVLFARWVPDTPLAGYDRSSIREPLASLFYDKTYSVSRSLSAVTRNRLLFGQAFGYQPDLDQCDFGVPAPAPGDLPTGQAVLLTATSRDSKLWPETHWMVLADRLHAERGWPVMLPWGNPAERARAERIAAGRPFARVAPRLTLKQAAALLGNAVAVVGVDTGLTHLANALPVPLVAIYTDTDPQLTGVIPTPRARNLGGIGQCPDVDAVWQALQECMA, from the coding sequence ATGAGCCGACTTTTGCTGATCCGTACCTCGTCCATGGGTGATCTGGTACACACCCTGCCTGCCGTGACTGATCTGTCACGTCGTTTTCCTGCGCTGGCCATCGACTGGCTGGCCGAGGAAAGCTTTGTGGATATCGCTGCCTTGCATCCGGCTGTGGATAACGTGATTCCGCTGGCGTGGCGCCGCTGGCGCCGCCAGTTGTGGTCTCCGGCAACCTGGCGCGGACTGGGAGCATTGCGCCACACGTTGCGGCAGACGCATTACGATCTGGTGCTGGACAGTCAGGGCCTGTTGAAAAGCGTGCTGTTTGCCCGCTGGGTACCGGATACACCGTTGGCCGGCTATGACCGCAGCAGCATCCGCGAGCCGCTGGCCAGCCTGTTTTACGACAAGACCTATTCCGTCAGCCGGTCCCTGTCGGCGGTGACCCGCAACCGCCTGCTGTTCGGCCAGGCATTTGGTTACCAGCCTGACCTGGACCAGTGCGATTTCGGTGTGCCGGCACCGGCGCCGGGGGATTTGCCCACAGGCCAGGCGGTCTTGCTGACCGCGACTTCGCGCGACAGCAAGCTGTGGCCGGAAACACACTGGATGGTGCTGGCCGACCGGCTTCATGCAGAGCGTGGCTGGCCGGTCATGCTGCCGTGGGGCAATCCGGCCGAACGGGCCCGGGCCGAGCGGATTGCTGCCGGCCGCCCGTTTGCCCGGGTAGCACCCCGCCTGACGCTGAAGCAGGCCGCAGCCTTGTTGGGCAATGCCGTGGCGGTCGTCGGCGTCGATACCGGGCTGACCCATCTGGCCAATGCGCTGCCGGTACCGCTGGTGGCCATCTATACCGATACCGATCCGCAACTGACCGGCGTGATTCCCACGCCCCGGGCGCGCAATCTCGGCGGCATCGGCCAGTGTCCGGACGTGGATGCCGTCTGGCAGGCCTTGCAGGAGTGCATGGCATGA
- the ung gene encoding uracil-DNA glycosylase gives MSLSCLAPTLNLVHPDWQPHLSTALLAHLDHRLSARLESGETVYPPNPDILRALYDTGPADVKVVILGQDPYHGAGEACGLAFAVRRGIRIPPSLRNIYRELEDSLDISLPAHGDLSAWSRQGVLLLNTVLTVAADQAASHRSLGWQNLTDQLVQAVSSAPGARVFLLWGKDAHAKRHLVDDRRHLVLCAPHPSPLSAWRGFLGCGHFRQANDWLAEQGRLPVNWDLEE, from the coding sequence ATGTCGCTTTCCTGCCTGGCCCCGACCCTGAATCTCGTACATCCAGACTGGCAACCCCACTTGTCCACAGCCTTGCTGGCACATCTGGACCACCGGCTTTCTGCCAGGCTGGAAAGCGGCGAAACAGTCTATCCCCCCAACCCGGACATCCTGCGTGCGCTGTACGACACCGGACCGGCTGACGTGAAAGTCGTCATCCTTGGGCAGGATCCTTACCACGGAGCCGGAGAAGCCTGCGGGCTGGCCTTTGCCGTACGGCGCGGTATCCGCATCCCGCCGTCCCTGCGCAACATCTACCGGGAACTCGAGGATTCACTGGACATTTCGCTACCTGCGCATGGTGACCTGTCTGCCTGGTCACGTCAGGGCGTATTGCTCCTGAATACCGTCCTGACAGTAGCGGCAGACCAGGCAGCCAGTCATCGTTCACTGGGATGGCAGAACCTGACCGACCAGTTGGTCCAGGCCGTATCGTCGGCTCCCGGTGCACGGGTTTTCCTGCTGTGGGGCAAGGATGCTCATGCCAAGCGACATCTGGTTGATGACCGGCGGCATCTGGTGTTGTGCGCTCCCCATCCTTCTCCCTTGTCTGCCTGGCGCGGTTTTCTGGGCTGTGGACATTTCCGGCAAGCCAATGACTGGTTGGCTGAACAAGGACGATTGCCGGTGAACTGGGATCTGGAAGAGTAA
- a CDS encoding rhodanese-like domain-containing protein, giving the protein MRTVSIRELADWLADAGRPAPCLVDIREPWETALACLPGCVTLPMAELPIRQAELPDDQPIVVICHHGVRSHYAALWLEEAGFGDVASLQGGLDAWSAEIDPDLPRY; this is encoded by the coding sequence TGCGTACTGTCAGCATACGTGAACTGGCCGACTGGCTGGCAGATGCCGGCCGGCCGGCACCCTGCCTGGTGGATATCCGCGAGCCCTGGGAGACCGCCTTGGCCTGTCTGCCGGGCTGTGTGACCTTGCCGATGGCCGAGTTGCCAATCCGGCAGGCCGAGCTGCCTGATGACCAGCCGATTGTTGTGATCTGCCATCACGGTGTGCGCAGTCATTACGCGGCCCTGTGGCTCGAAGAAGCCGGATTCGGCGATGTTGCAAGCCTTCAGGGCGGACTGGATGCCTGGTCGGCCGAAATCGATCCTGACCTGCCCCGTTATTGA